From Toxorhynchites rutilus septentrionalis strain SRP chromosome 2, ASM2978413v1, whole genome shotgun sequence, a single genomic window includes:
- the LOC129771173 gene encoding uncharacterized protein LOC129771173 isoform X1, whose product MERGPVTSRIPSISKIPICSCANQETGVRMDKDRSSKKGVGNVGDQQMEKKHQIWFFNYSGWWMWIEEETSPQLVPSDIKVSYANFIDSNIERIEDITPPELVPSDAHLEDDDEDVFDWEPGNISEKLKIKAERNLLKIKAENEKLRQENQRLKAKKGLSLINQLCFRFMLFMFLFKQVDVCKTANPEERRMKQHN is encoded by the exons ATGGAGCGAGGACCAGTTACTTCACGAATTCCGTCAATATCAAAGATTCCCATATGCTCTTGCGCCAATCAGGAGACTGGAGTTAGGATGGATAAGGATCGTTCTTCGAAGAAG ggTGTTGGAAATGTAGGCGATCAACAAATGGAGAAAAAACATCAAATATGGTTTTTCAACTACAGTGGATGGTGGATGTGGATTGAAGAAGAAACATCGCCGCAGCTTGTCCCAAGTGATATCAAGGTATCGTATGCGAACTTCATTGATTCTAATATAGAGAGGATCGAGGATATAACTCCTCCGGAGTTAGTTCCCAGTGACGCGCATCTGGAGGATGATGACGAAGATGTATTTGACTGGGAACCAGGAAATATTTCGGAGAAGCTGAAGATAAAAGCTGAAAGAAATCTCTTGAAAATAAAGGCAGAGAACGAGAAACTTCGGCAAGAGAACCAGCGATTGAAGGCTAAAAAAGGCTTAAGCCTAATAAACCAATTATGTTTCCGATTCATGCTATTCATG TTCCTGTTCAAGCAAGTTGACGTCTGCAAAACAGCGAATCCTGAGGAGCGTAGAATGAAGCAACACAATTGA
- the LOC129771173 gene encoding uncharacterized protein LOC129771173 isoform X2: MERGPVTSRIPSISKIPICSCANQETGVRMDKDRSSKKGVGNVGDQQMEKKHQIWFFNYSGWWMWIEEETSPQLVPSDIKVSYANFIDSNIERIEDITPPELVPSDAHLEDDDEDVFDWEPGNISEKLKIKAERNLLKIKAENEKLRQENQRLKAKKGLSLINQLCFRFMLFMQVDVCKTANPEERRMKQHN; the protein is encoded by the exons ATGGAGCGAGGACCAGTTACTTCACGAATTCCGTCAATATCAAAGATTCCCATATGCTCTTGCGCCAATCAGGAGACTGGAGTTAGGATGGATAAGGATCGTTCTTCGAAGAAG ggTGTTGGAAATGTAGGCGATCAACAAATGGAGAAAAAACATCAAATATGGTTTTTCAACTACAGTGGATGGTGGATGTGGATTGAAGAAGAAACATCGCCGCAGCTTGTCCCAAGTGATATCAAGGTATCGTATGCGAACTTCATTGATTCTAATATAGAGAGGATCGAGGATATAACTCCTCCGGAGTTAGTTCCCAGTGACGCGCATCTGGAGGATGATGACGAAGATGTATTTGACTGGGAACCAGGAAATATTTCGGAGAAGCTGAAGATAAAAGCTGAAAGAAATCTCTTGAAAATAAAGGCAGAGAACGAGAAACTTCGGCAAGAGAACCAGCGATTGAAGGCTAAAAAAGGCTTAAGCCTAATAAACCAATTATGTTTCCGATTCATGCTATTCATG CAAGTTGACGTCTGCAAAACAGCGAATCCTGAGGAGCGTAGAATGAAGCAACACAATTGA